Proteins from a genomic interval of Methanofollis formosanus:
- a CDS encoding nucleoside deaminase: MDEFMQAAIEEARKGLNEGGIPIGSVLVIDGTIVGRGHNRRVQKGSAILHAEMDCLENAGRLKPGDYRRAVLYSTLSPCDMCSGAVLLYKIPRVVIGENRTFQGPEEYLRTRGVEVAVLDDEGCRRLMSEFIAANPEVWDEDIGEE, translated from the coding sequence ATGGATGAATTCATGCAGGCCGCCATCGAAGAGGCCAGAAAGGGACTGAACGAAGGCGGGATCCCCATCGGCTCGGTGCTGGTGATCGACGGTACGATCGTCGGTCGGGGACACAACCGCAGGGTGCAGAAGGGCAGCGCCATTCTACACGCCGAGATGGACTGCCTGGAAAATGCGGGCCGGCTCAAGCCGGGGGATTACCGCCGGGCGGTGCTGTACTCGACGCTTTCCCCCTGCGACATGTGCAGCGGTGCAGTCCTCCTCTACAAAATCCCCCGCGTCGTGATCGGCGAAAACCGAACCTTCCAGGGACCTGAGGAGTATCTCCGAACCCGGGGCGTCGAAGTGGCCGTCCTGGACGACGAAGGGTGCAGGCGTCTGATGTCGGAGTTCATTGCCGCCAATCCCGAGGTGTGGGACGAGGATATCGGGGAGGAGTAG
- a CDS encoding cache domain-containing protein yields the protein MRPQTILILLALISAPLLVAGCTDTASLDCNPPTPGSDSPAELVAFVEKAYEYAQVNGREAALREFNNQSGRFVEGERYIFAYDFEGNTLALPFQPDLIGENRRNATDANGTAFIREMIETAEADGGFARYQYVDPSDNFTVKPKLSYVMPVDQDWFIGSGIYDPGEDDPIVSVGGDPLVRESLKSFVAEAIAYSVEHGKDAAISEFNDPNGTFVRGNLYIYAFDYNGTTLALPHQPHLIGTDLSGLQDPYGVNYTRIEIFLAQQGGGFVYYHYPDPVDNMSVEPKMSYVRNVDETWWLGAGVYLDETAGADMPLSSEKI from the coding sequence ATGAGACCGCAAACGATCCTCATTCTTCTCGCACTCATCTCTGCCCCCCTCCTGGTTGCCGGGTGCACCGATACCGCTTCGCTGGACTGTAATCCGCCGACGCCGGGTTCCGATTCTCCCGCGGAACTGGTGGCATTCGTCGAGAAAGCCTACGAGTATGCACAAGTAAACGGACGGGAGGCCGCTCTCCGCGAGTTCAACAACCAGAGCGGGAGATTCGTGGAAGGTGAACGCTATATCTTCGCCTACGACTTCGAGGGGAACACCCTGGCCCTCCCCTTCCAGCCTGACCTCATCGGGGAGAACCGCCGGAATGCAACCGATGCAAACGGCACCGCATTTATCCGGGAGATGATCGAGACGGCAGAGGCTGACGGAGGGTTTGCCCGGTATCAATACGTGGATCCCTCGGACAACTTCACCGTGAAACCCAAACTCAGCTATGTCATGCCGGTGGATCAGGACTGGTTCATCGGCTCAGGCATCTACGATCCCGGGGAAGACGATCCGATCGTGAGCGTGGGCGGCGATCCCCTGGTGAGAGAGAGCCTCAAATCCTTTGTCGCGGAGGCGATCGCGTATTCTGTGGAACATGGGAAGGATGCCGCGATCTCGGAGTTCAACGATCCGAACGGCACGTTCGTCCGCGGCAACCTCTACATCTATGCCTTCGATTATAACGGGACGACCCTGGCGCTCCCCCATCAGCCCCATCTGATCGGAACCGATCTCTCCGGTCTCCAGGATCCTTATGGGGTCAACTACACCAGGATTGAGATCTTCCTGGCCCAACAGGGGGGCGGGTTCGTCTACTATCACTACCCTGATCCGGTCGACAATATGTCCGTTGAGCCCAAAATGAGTTATGTTCGGAATGTCGACGAGACCTGGTGGCTTGGTGCGGGAGTCTATCTGGACGAGACCGCGGGAGCGGATATGCCCCTCTCGTCCGAGAAGATATGA